A window of Pseudomonas denitrificans (nom. rej.) genomic DNA:
AAAACACCTGGTCGGCCTCCACCGTGCCGCTCACGGCGATGCCGGAGAACAGCGCGATAATGCCGATGCCGAGGATGTCCTCGATGATCAGCACGCCGAAGATCAGCTGGGCGAAGCGCTCGTTCTTCATCTTCAGGTCGCCCAGGACCTTGATGATGATGGTGGTGGAGGACATCGCCAGGATCGCGCCAAGGAACAGCGAATCCATGGTGCTCCAGTCGAACAGGCGGCCGATCTCGAAGCCGGCCCAGATCATCAGGGTGATTTCCAGGAACGCGGCGATGAACGCCGTGGCGCCGACCTGGAACAGCTTGCGCAGGGAAAACTCCAGTCCCAGGCAGAACATCAGGAAGATCACCCCCAGCTCGGCGAGGGTCTTGATCGTTTCCTCGTCGTGCACCAGGGCGAACGGCGGGGTGTGCGGGCCGATGATCACCCCGGCGATGATGTAGCCCAGCACCACCGGCTGCTTGAAGCGGTGGCAGAGAATGGTGACGAAACCGGCGATCAGCATGATCACCGCGAGGTCCTGGATGAAGTCGATGGCATGCATGGTCGGCGGTCCTCGCGGCGGGCTGGTCAGGGGATCGCGCGGCTGACGGCCTCGCTCAGCGAAGCCTACCATCCGAGTCCTCCGACAGGCGGCTCTGAAAGAATCAGTAACAGACTGATTTGGAAAGGGATTCATCAGACCCCATATCAGGGGGCGAGCCCACGCAGGGCAACAGCACGAAACAAAATCCGGCTGGCCCTCAAGGGCACCCACCGGCAACATGACGTGCGTCGTATACCAACCAAGAGAATGACAACCATGAAGCGCTTTCTCAGCCTTGCCATGGCTTTCTGTGTCGCCGTGACGCTCAGCCTCGACGTCAACGCCGCCAAGCGTTTTGGTGGTGGCAAGAGCATGGGCTCGGCGCCAAGCCACCAGACCCGCCAGGCGCAACCCAATGCCGCGCCGAATTCCCCGACTGCCGCAGGCCCTGCCGCAACCGGTGCTGCCGCAGGCGCTGCCGGCGCCGCCGCCAAGAGCGGCGCTTCGCGCTGGCTCGGCCCGCTGGCCGGCCTCGCCGCCGGTGGCCTGCTCGCCTCCATGTTCATGGGCGACGGCTTCCAGGGCATGCAGTTCCTCGACATCCTGATCATCGCGCTGATCGCCTTCATCGCCTTCCGCTTCATCGCCTCCCGTCGCCGCCAGCAGCAGGGCAACCAGCCCGCCATGGCCGGCGGACATGCGCCGATGCAGCGTGAAATGCCGGCCGCCCCGCCGTCGATCTTCGGTGGTGCGTCCCGCCCGGTGATGGACAGCCGCCCGGTGATCAACGCGCCGAGCTGGTTCGACGAGACCCGTTTCGTCGCCGCCGCCCGCGAGCACTTCATGTCCCTGCAGCAGCACTGGGACGCCAACGAGATGGACAAGATCGCCGAGTTCGTCACCCCGCAGATGCTGCAGTTCCTCAAGCAGGAGCGCGCCGACCTGGGCGACGGCTACCAGTCCACCTACATCGACAACCTCGATGTGCAGCTCGAAGGCGTGGACGACCAGGCCGAGAAGACCATCGCCACCCTGACCTTCAGCGGCGTGTCGAAGTCCTCGCGTTTCGACCAGGGCGAGCCCTTCAGCGAAAGCTGGCGCATGGAACGCCCGCAAGGCGAGAACCAGCCCTGGCTGGTGGCTGGCATCCGCCAGAACTGATCCTGAGCGTCATGAAGAAGCCCGGCGATTGCCGGGCTTTTTCGTTTCCGTCGCTCGCCTCGTCGACGCAGCACCCAAGTCCCCGCGGGCCCGCCGCTCGTCCGGACGGTGCCGGCACAGTGGTCTTGCGCGAATGGCCGGCTACTACTGTATAAAGCGCGCCATTCGTCGAATTCAAAGAGGCCCCGCCTGTGGAAGATGTGATCGAGAAACTGCGTGAAGCGAACGAGCCGGTTCCGGTACCGCTGGAACTGCCCGACGAAGAACTGCTCGTGGAGATCGAAGAAGCCCTGCTGATCGGCATTCCGTCGGAATTCCGTGAGTTCCTCCTGCTGGTCAGCGATGTGATCTACGGGCGTCTGGAGCCGGTCACCGTGGCCGACCCGCAGTCCCACACCTACCTGCCGGAAGTGGCCGCCGTGGCCTGGGCCAGCGGCCTGCCGCGCGAGCTGATTCCGCTCTGCGCCGATGGTGACGACTACTACGCGGTCGCCGAGGACGGCGAGGTGATCCTCTGGGCCGACGGCGAGCTCACCGAGGAAACCTGGGACTCCGTCTGGACCTGGGCACGCGACGTATGGCTCGATAC
This region includes:
- a CDS encoding Tim44 domain-containing protein, translating into MKRFLSLAMAFCVAVTLSLDVNAAKRFGGGKSMGSAPSHQTRQAQPNAAPNSPTAAGPAATGAAAGAAGAAAKSGASRWLGPLAGLAAGGLLASMFMGDGFQGMQFLDILIIALIAFIAFRFIASRRRQQQGNQPAMAGGHAPMQREMPAAPPSIFGGASRPVMDSRPVINAPSWFDETRFVAAAREHFMSLQQHWDANEMDKIAEFVTPQMLQFLKQERADLGDGYQSTYIDNLDVQLEGVDDQAEKTIATLTFSGVSKSSRFDQGEPFSESWRMERPQGENQPWLVAGIRQN
- a CDS encoding SMI1/KNR4 family protein, whose translation is MEDVIEKLREANEPVPVPLELPDEELLVEIEEALLIGIPSEFREFLLLVSDVIYGRLEPVTVADPQSHTYLPEVAAVAWASGLPRELIPLCADGDDYYAVAEDGEVILWADGELTEETWDSVWTWARDVWLDT